A region of Campylobacter sp. MG1 DNA encodes the following proteins:
- a CDS encoding proline--tRNA ligase: MRFSKLYAPTTKEAPRDAILKSHILLSRAAYIEQLGSGLYSYLPLGLEVLENIKNIVIKHMKNAGANYLNLSFVCPLNYWDESGRSAKFGKELLRFKDRKENDFILSPTAEEAIVALVRGKITSYKQLPINLFQIQTKFRDEARPRFGLFRAREFIMKDAYSFHDSLESLETEFLNMQEAYCKIFDELGLNYAIVEADSGAIGGSGSREFMVISPSGEDDLAICECGYCANIETAKRAKRKFIKEIEADFAKFHTPNVKTIEDLAKFFKCKEHNFIKAVAKKAIYVDKEEIIVYFIRGCDELNETKALNAANALDLVDASEEELIKANLVPGFIGLKDCPVRFFIDSELENESDLICGANEKDYHYVGFKVTSFLQERFYDLSLVKENDECHKCNRALKITKGIEVGHIFKLGDKYSSAMNATYLDNNGKAKPFIMGCYGIGISRLLAVIAECNNDDYGLIFDKNISAFTLQIIISDIKNEEQVKFANDIYEYCLANSIKALLDDRNERFGVKMSDYELIGTPYAIVVGKKLDDNLVEFRARKTLEKLELNSNEVKDKLSNLLK; encoded by the coding sequence ATGAGATTTTCAAAATTATACGCACCAACGACAAAAGAAGCACCAAGAGATGCTATCTTAAAAAGTCATATTTTACTTAGTAGAGCAGCTTATATAGAGCAACTTGGCTCAGGACTTTATAGTTATTTGCCATTAGGGCTTGAAGTATTAGAAAATATTAAAAATATTGTAATTAAGCATATGAAAAATGCAGGAGCAAACTATTTAAATCTTAGTTTTGTATGCCCGTTAAATTATTGGGATGAGAGTGGAAGAAGTGCTAAATTTGGTAAAGAATTGCTAAGGTTTAAGGATAGAAAAGAAAATGATTTTATCCTAAGCCCGACAGCAGAAGAAGCAATAGTTGCACTTGTGCGTGGAAAAATTACAAGCTATAAACAATTGCCTATTAATTTATTTCAAATTCAAACTAAATTCCGTGATGAAGCAAGACCTAGATTTGGACTTTTTAGGGCTCGTGAGTTTATTATGAAAGACGCTTATAGTTTTCATGATTCGCTTGAGTCTTTAGAAACTGAGTTTTTAAATATGCAAGAAGCGTATTGTAAAATTTTTGATGAATTAGGGTTAAATTATGCGATTGTAGAAGCAGATAGCGGAGCAATTGGTGGAAGTGGTTCAAGAGAATTTATGGTAATTAGTCCTAGTGGAGAAGATGATTTGGCTATTTGTGAATGTGGATATTGTGCTAATATAGAAACAGCAAAAAGAGCTAAAAGAAAATTTATCAAAGAAATAGAAGCTGATTTTGCAAAATTTCACACTCCAAATGTAAAAACCATAGAAGATTTAGCTAAATTCTTTAAATGCAAAGAGCATAATTTCATAAAAGCAGTAGCAAAAAAAGCAATATATGTAGATAAAGAAGAAATCATAGTATATTTTATAAGAGGTTGCGATGAGCTAAATGAAACTAAGGCTTTAAATGCAGCTAATGCACTTGATTTAGTAGATGCAAGTGAAGAAGAATTAATAAAAGCTAATTTAGTTCCAGGATTTATTGGGCTTAAGGATTGTCCTGTTAGATTTTTCATAGATAGCGAGTTAGAAAATGAAAGCGATTTAATTTGTGGAGCAAACGAAAAAGACTATCATTATGTAGGATTTAAGGTAACTAGCTTTTTACAAGAGCGTTTTTATGATTTAAGCTTGGTTAAAGAAAATGATGAATGCCATAAGTGTAATAGAGCTTTAAAAATTACAAAAGGCATTGAAGTAGGGCATATATTTAAATTAGGCGATAAGTATTCAAGTGCTATGAATGCAACTTATCTTGATAATAATGGCAAGGCAAAACCTTTTATAATGGGTTGTTATGGTATAGGAATTAGTAGGCTTTTAGCAGTAATTGCTGAATGCAATAATGATGATTATGGGCTTATTTTTGATAAAAATATTTCAGCATTTACATTACAAATCATAATATCAGATATTAAAAATGAAGAGCAAGTTAAGTTTGCAAATGATATATATGAGTATTGTTTGGCTAATAGCATTAAGGCTTTATTAGATGATAGAAATGAGCGTTTTGGCGTAAAAATGAGTGATTATGAGTTAATAGGCACACCTTATGCTATTGTAGTGGGTAAAAAACTTGATGATAATTTAGTAGAATTTAGAGCTCGTAAAACACTTGAAAAACTAGAATTAAACTCAAACGAAGTTAAAGATAAATTATCAAATCTTTTAAAATAA
- the hemA gene encoding glutamyl-tRNA reductase, translating to MHYFSVSFTHKNTSIEVRERLALSDEFKKKEIYKLILANDYIEECVILSTCNRIEIMCYIENQVGVYEYIIKCLCLICKIDEQLIKNSPDIYEGSGFIHHLFSVSSSLDSLVIGETQITGQLKQALQSANYSPNLEVAINYSFKCAAMVRNKTAISKNSVSVSSVAVAKAREICDIKTKKILLIGSGLMIELAAKHLLNHTKGNIAIISRTKANALKLANELDLICLDYEDLISILNSYELIFCATSSNEPIITKDIISPVEFKRYFFDIAVPRDIELENSELIEVFSVDSLNEIVKKNMQFKDEEAKIAFSVVAKMVNEFYKDLNVIQVTPIIKAMRIRADEIINQELAIAIKKGYLKNSDNEEALKFAKQVMKSYLHEPTIRLKNIDDEGLETQSLNYLFNVKENE from the coding sequence ATGCATTATTTTAGCGTTAGTTTTACTCATAAAAATACAAGTATTGAAGTAAGAGAAAGACTAGCTTTAAGTGATGAATTTAAGAAAAAAGAAATTTATAAATTAATCTTAGCTAATGATTACATAGAAGAATGCGTGATTTTAAGCACCTGTAATAGAATAGAAATAATGTGTTATATTGAAAACCAAGTGGGTGTTTATGAATACATAATAAAGTGCTTATGTTTAATTTGTAAGATTGATGAGCAACTTATCAAAAATTCTCCTGATATTTACGAAGGCAGTGGGTTTATTCATCATCTTTTTAGTGTTTCAAGCTCACTTGATAGCCTTGTAATAGGGGAGACTCAAATCACAGGTCAATTAAAACAAGCCTTGCAAAGTGCTAATTATTCTCCTAATTTAGAAGTAGCGATTAATTATTCTTTTAAATGTGCTGCAATGGTTAGAAATAAAACTGCTATTTCAAAAAACTCTGTATCAGTAAGCTCTGTTGCAGTAGCAAAAGCAAGAGAGATTTGTGATATTAAAACTAAAAAAATCCTTTTAATAGGAAGTGGTTTGATGATAGAATTAGCTGCAAAACACTTACTAAATCATACAAAAGGAAATATTGCGATAATTTCAAGAACCAAAGCAAATGCTTTAAAACTAGCAAATGAACTAGATTTAATATGTTTAGATTATGAAGATTTAATCTCTATTTTAAATTCTTATGAGCTTATATTTTGTGCTACTAGTTCAAATGAACCTATAATTACTAAAGATATTATAAGTCCGGTTGAGTTTAAAAGGTATTTTTTTGATATTGCTGTGCCAAGAGATATTGAACTTGAAAATAGTGAATTGATAGAAGTTTTTAGCGTTGATAGTCTAAATGAAATAGTTAAGAAAAATATGCAATTTAAAGATGAAGAAGCAAAAATTGCTTTTAGTGTAGTTGCAAAAATGGTTAATGAGTTTTATAAGGATTTAAATGTAATTCAAGTAACTCCTATAATAAAAGCTATGAGAATTAGAGCAGATGAAATCATAAATCAAGAATTAGCAATAGCAATTAAGAAAGGTTATTTAAAAAATAGTGATAATGAAGAAGCATTGAAATTTGCAAAACAAGTTATGAAGTCTTATTTGCACGAACCTACAATAAGACTTAAAAATATTGATGATGAAGGTTTAGAAACGCAAAGTTTAAATTATTTATTTAATGTGAAGGAAAACGAATGA
- a CDS encoding polyprenyl synthetase family protein encodes MEKIDFYINEFIKELKHPSIYEYLAKVNHGKRLRSKLILKIAGVSDEAYKLCAVIECIHLASLMHDDVIDEALTRRNAPSINAIYGDKTAIMLGDILYSIAFYNLCSFKSEIAACVGRAVALLSSGELLDVELGESFNEDESKYYEMIYKKTASLIEASAYAAALLANYPNANDYKEFGKNLGIAFQIVDDILDITQDEATLGKPNLNDYKEGKVTLPYIMLDKKLQGDDKARLRSYFCKTLSKDELSWIKEQFLKYDLINASINEAKNYGELALKYASSDELKEIVKKMIFREF; translated from the coding sequence ATGGAAAAGATAGATTTTTATATAAATGAATTTATAAAAGAGTTAAAGCATCCTAGTATTTATGAGTATTTAGCCAAGGTAAATCACGGCAAAAGATTACGCTCAAAACTGATTTTAAAAATAGCTGGAGTTAGTGATGAAGCTTATAAATTATGTGCAGTAATTGAGTGTATTCATCTAGCATCGCTTATGCACGATGATGTAATAGATGAAGCACTAACTAGAAGAAATGCTCCAAGTATTAATGCAATTTATGGCGATAAAACTGCTATTATGCTAGGCGATATTTTATATTCAATTGCGTTTTATAATTTATGCTCTTTTAAAAGTGAAATAGCAGCCTGTGTTGGTCGTGCAGTTGCCTTGCTTAGTAGTGGCGAATTGCTTGATGTAGAGCTTGGAGAAAGCTTTAATGAAGATGAGAGCAAATATTATGAAATGATTTATAAAAAAACTGCTTCATTAATAGAAGCAAGTGCATATGCAGCAGCACTTTTAGCTAATTATCCTAACGCTAATGATTATAAAGAATTTGGTAAAAATCTAGGAATTGCTTTTCAAATAGTTGATGATATTTTAGATATTACTCAAGATGAAGCTACTTTAGGAAAGCCAAATCTAAATGATTATAAAGAAGGCAAAGTTACTCTTCCATACATTATGCTAGATAAAAAATTACAAGGCGATGATAAAGCAAGGCTAAGGTCTTATTTTTGTAAGACTTTAAGCAAAGATGAATTATCGTGGATAAAAGAGCAATTTTTAAAATACGATTTAATAAATGCAAGTATAAATGAAGCTAAAAATTACGGAGAACTTGCATTAAAATACGCAAGTAGCGATGAATTAAAAGAAATCGTTAAAAAAATGATTTTTAGGGAGTTTTGA
- a CDS encoding thermonuclease family protein produces MKKIFLLFFTLCLFADEYLVIKVYDGDSFVAVNNNVKSDIRLYGIDAPEGNQNFGKECKGILSNMILDKKINIDVKNIDKYKRKVAVVYLNEIDINRYMVQQGCAWAYTYYTDIYKDDELKAKSELKGLWIDKNAMEPYKFRKMNKYKRSESEEIKKMFKMLLSFDS; encoded by the coding sequence ATGAAAAAAATATTTTTATTATTTTTTACATTATGTTTATTTGCCGATGAATATTTAGTTATAAAAGTTTATGATGGTGATAGTTTTGTTGCTGTTAATAATAATGTAAAATCAGATATTAGATTATATGGCATTGATGCACCAGAGGGTAATCAAAATTTTGGTAAAGAATGTAAAGGTATTTTATCTAATATGATTTTAGATAAAAAAATAAATATTGATGTTAAGAATATAGATAAATATAAAAGAAAGGTAGCCGTTGTTTATCTAAATGAAATTGACATAAATCGTTATATGGTTCAGCAGGGCTGTGCTTGGGCATACACATATTATACAGATATATATAAAGATGATGAATTAAAAGCAAAAAGTGAATTAAAAGGCTTATGGATTGATAAAAATGCTATGGAACCTTATAAATTTAGAAAGATGAATAAATATAAAAGAAGTGAGAGTGAGGAGATTAAAAAAATGTTTAAAATGCTATTGTCATTTGATAGTTAG
- a CDS encoding D-alanine--D-alanine ligase, protein MKYAMVFGGNSYEHEISIVSAVTVAKLLDDVIFIYVSFDNEFYLIDKNNMNANYFAKGGFKNLKPLVLKQGGFYLKKLLGEEKVEFDIAINIVHGKDGEDGKLASMFDFYNIKYIGPRTAACVLSFDKHLTKLYANEVGVKTIAYKLLESKNDEVELPVILKPARLGSSIGINIVKNKEDFAYAYDSSYEFDDKILAEPFIENIQEVNLAGFFDGEKIVFSKIEEPKKNGHLDFDQKYLSFKQEKIEEVKLNDELVNKLKDAFTRLYLPLFKGALIRCDFFIKDNEIYLNEINPNPGSYANYLFDDFKSSLEKLAKSIESDFKIKENFTFLNKIVRAK, encoded by the coding sequence ATGAAATACGCAATGGTTTTTGGTGGGAATTCTTACGAGCATGAAATAAGCATAGTAAGTGCTGTAACTGTGGCAAAATTATTAGATGATGTAATTTTTATTTATGTTAGTTTTGATAATGAGTTTTATCTAATAGATAAAAACAATATGAATGCAAATTATTTTGCAAAAGGTGGTTTTAAAAACCTTAAGCCTTTAGTATTAAAACAAGGTGGCTTTTATCTTAAAAAACTTTTAGGCGAAGAAAAAGTAGAATTTGATATAGCTATTAATATAGTTCATGGAAAAGATGGCGAAGATGGGAAATTAGCCTCTATGTTTGATTTTTATAATATCAAATACATAGGCCCTAGAACCGCTGCTTGTGTGCTTAGTTTTGATAAACATTTAACTAAACTTTATGCAAATGAAGTAGGGGTTAAAACAATTGCTTATAAATTATTAGAAAGCAAAAATGATGAGGTTGAACTACCTGTTATTTTAAAACCAGCTAGGCTTGGAAGTAGTATAGGTATAAATATAGTAAAAAATAAAGAAGATTTTGCTTATGCGTATGATAGTTCGTATGAATTTGATGACAAGATTTTAGCAGAGCCTTTTATTGAAAATATTCAAGAAGTAAATCTAGCAGGATTTTTTGATGGCGAAAAAATTGTATTTTCAAAGATTGAAGAGCCTAAGAAAAATGGTCATTTAGATTTTGACCAAAAATATCTAAGCTTTAAACAAGAAAAAATAGAAGAAGTAAAACTTAATGATGAGTTAGTAAATAAATTAAAAGACGCTTTTACTAGACTTTATTTGCCGTTGTTTAAAGGTGCTTTAATTAGATGTGATTTTTTTATTAAAGATAATGAGATTTATCTAAATGAGATTAATCCAAATCCAGGTTCTTATGCTAATTATTTATTTGATGATTTTAAATCTTCTTTAGAAAAATTAGCAAAATCTATTGAAAGTGATTTTAAAATTAAAGAAAATTTCACATTTTTAAATAAAATCGTAAGAGCTAAATAA
- the ruvA gene encoding Holliday junction branch migration protein RuvA, with product MIVYLEGEVIKKTPAFIILKTYGVGYGINLSLLSAARINKGDKVALLITQIIKEDSNKLYGFLDESEQILFEALIKVNGIGATSAMALLSSMDVASLQSAIINENAKALCKAPGIGAKSASRLILELKDKIIKLGISAENNYYYEASEALLALGFKQEAVIKALKDINANSVSEVIKLALKKLS from the coding sequence TTGATAGTTTATTTAGAAGGTGAAGTTATTAAAAAAACTCCTGCGTTTATAATCTTAAAAACTTATGGAGTAGGGTATGGAATAAATCTTAGCTTATTAAGTGCTGCTAGGATTAATAAAGGAGATAAAGTAGCTTTATTAATTACTCAAATTATTAAAGAAGATTCAAATAAATTATATGGCTTTTTAGATGAAAGTGAGCAAATATTATTTGAAGCCTTAATAAAAGTAAATGGCATAGGTGCTACAAGTGCTATGGCACTTCTATCATCAATGGATGTAGCGAGTTTGCAAAGTGCTATTATTAACGAAAACGCAAAAGCTTTATGTAAAGCTCCAGGAATTGGTGCTAAGAGTGCAAGTAGATTAATATTAGAATTAAAAGATAAAATAATCAAATTAGGAATAAGTGCGGAGAATAATTATTATTACGAAGCTAGTGAAGCTTTACTTGCTTTAGGCTTTAAACAAGAAGCTGTGATTAAAGCTTTAAAAGATATTAATGCAAATAGTGTTAGCGAAGTAATAAAACTAGCTCTTAAAAAATTAAGTTAA
- the murJ gene encoding murein biosynthesis integral membrane protein MurJ: protein MKQELIKKYFFNIFGILISRISGFCRDFLLARFLGASIYSDIFFIMIKLPSVFRTLFTEGTFNQSFLPNLAKTNRKGEFCVKILMIFIAILSLIALIVFMFSNIFTNLIAYGFDDEIKKISAPLIGLNIWYLVIIFCASFFASLLNYKGRFFITSISASIFNFACVAALLIFKDLEKLQLLKMITYFILISAFIQVIILMIALKDNKIFHSMIIYVKNLNHKNKKTSLKGFFKNFSSSLIGSSSSQLNSLVEIALASSLAHASISYLNYSTRLYQLPLALIAIAFTQVFFPSLIAYIKQGKIQNAILSIQKIFELMLLLLILAALTGYILSEEIIKLLFERGVFTNENTLECAKVLRLYILCIVPLGISKLFLAWINANYLHSIAAKISIMSCFISIIASLCLIKDFGILAFCISANISAWFILLAYLFVFSYARFFSILRPSVCLGIIFISVIFAYVLIYLKGFLNAIF from the coding sequence ATGAAACAAGAACTAATAAAAAAATATTTTTTCAATATTTTTGGTATTTTAATATCAAGAATAAGTGGCTTTTGTAGAGATTTTTTACTAGCTAGATTTTTAGGGGCTAGTATTTATTCTGATATATTTTTTATAATGATAAAGCTTCCGAGTGTTTTTAGAACCTTATTTACTGAAGGCACATTTAATCAAAGCTTTTTACCAAATCTAGCCAAAACTAATCGTAAAGGCGAATTTTGTGTAAAGATACTTATGATTTTTATAGCTATTCTTAGTTTAATAGCATTAATTGTTTTTATGTTTTCTAATATCTTTACTAATCTAATAGCCTATGGTTTTGATGATGAGATTAAAAAAATATCAGCACCTTTAATCGGGCTTAATATTTGGTATTTAGTGATTATTTTTTGTGCTTCGTTTTTTGCGTCTTTACTTAATTATAAAGGTAGATTTTTTATAACTAGCATAAGTGCTTCTATTTTTAATTTTGCCTGTGTAGCAGCTCTTTTAATATTTAAAGATTTAGAAAAACTACAATTGCTTAAAATGATTACTTATTTTATTTTAATAAGTGCTTTTATTCAAGTAATTATTTTAATGATTGCTTTAAAGGATAATAAAATCTTTCATTCTATGATAATTTATGTAAAGAATTTAAATCATAAAAATAAAAAAACTTCTCTTAAAGGCTTTTTTAAAAATTTTAGCTCATCTTTAATTGGCTCATCAAGTTCGCAATTAAACTCATTGGTTGAAATTGCTCTAGCTAGCTCATTAGCTCACGCAAGTATTTCATATCTTAATTATTCAACTAGACTTTATCAACTCCCATTAGCCTTAATTGCTATAGCTTTTACTCAAGTATTTTTCCCAAGCTTAATTGCTTATATTAAACAAGGAAAAATTCAAAATGCTATTTTAAGTATTCAAAAAATATTTGAATTAATGCTACTTTTATTAATACTTGCTGCATTAACAGGCTATATTTTAAGCGAAGAGATAATTAAGCTCTTATTTGAGCGTGGAGTATTTACAAATGAAAACACACTTGAATGCGCTAAAGTCTTAAGGCTTTATATATTATGTATAGTTCCACTTGGAATTTCAAAATTATTTTTAGCTTGGATAAACGCAAATTATTTACACTCAATTGCTGCTAAGATTTCAATAATGTCTTGTTTTATAAGTATAATTGCAAGTTTATGTTTGATAAAAGATTTTGGTATTTTAGCGTTTTGTATAAGTGCTAATATTTCTGCTTGGTTTATACTACTTGCTTATCTTTTTGTGTTTTCTTATGCTAGATTTTTTAGTATTTTAAGACCTAGCGTTTGCTTAGGAATTATCTTTATTAGTGTAATATTTGCTTATGTTTTAATATATTTAAAAGGATTTTTAAATGCAATTTTTTAA
- the cysS gene encoding cysteine--tRNA ligase, whose translation MQFFNSQTRKKEEFTYKNECINIYVCGPTVYDDAHLGHARSSISFDLLKRVIKANGFEVKLAKNYTDIDDKLIKKMNESGKSLTEISETYIKSYEADMKALNVLEPDISPRATEYINQMISFIEKLLELKYAYRLDDGIYLNTSLDKLYLSISNKPQDDTISRLENEVDKKNASDFVLWKFDENYYKASFGTGRPGWHTECVCMILDIFPKLHIHCGGADLLFPHHENEACQCRLATKNELATFWLHNGFVNINNEKMSKSLNNSFFVKDALKEFSGETLRFYLLSTHYRQDFNYTITDLKASKKRLDKIFRVKKKLNLNELDLKTIAPNSELKAKLVEALSDDLNTSKALAIVDEWVNYANTIKANDELKNEFLAIVELLGIGVINPNEYLQNCDEKFRIQILKLIDERNEAKKNKDYAKADSIRNELSNLGVSIQDSANGVDWEIL comes from the coding sequence ATGCAATTTTTTAACTCACAAACTAGAAAAAAAGAAGAATTTACATATAAAAATGAATGTATAAATATATATGTTTGCGGTCCAACCGTTTATGATGACGCACATTTAGGTCATGCAAGGTCAAGCATAAGTTTTGATTTATTAAAAAGAGTAATTAAAGCAAATGGTTTTGAAGTAAAATTAGCAAAAAACTACACAGATATTGATGATAAATTAATCAAAAAAATGAATGAAAGTGGCAAAAGTCTAACTGAAATTAGTGAAACTTATATTAAAAGTTATGAAGCTGATATGAAAGCTTTAAATGTTTTAGAGCCTGATATTAGCCCAAGAGCAACTGAATATATTAATCAAATGATTAGTTTTATTGAAAAATTGCTTGAATTAAAATATGCTTATAGATTAGATGATGGAATATATTTAAATACAAGTTTAGATAAACTTTATTTAAGTATTTCAAACAAACCTCAAGATGATACTATCTCAAGACTTGAAAATGAAGTAGATAAAAAGAATGCAAGTGATTTTGTATTATGGAAATTTGATGAGAATTATTATAAAGCAAGTTTTGGCACAGGTCGTCCTGGTTGGCATACTGAATGTGTTTGTATGATTTTAGATATTTTTCCTAAATTACACATTCATTGTGGTGGGGCTGATTTGTTGTTTCCACATCACGAAAACGAAGCTTGTCAATGTCGCTTAGCAACTAAAAACGAACTAGCTACTTTTTGGCTACATAATGGCTTTGTAAATATTAATAACGAAAAAATGAGTAAAAGTCTAAATAATAGCTTTTTTGTAAAAGACGCTTTAAAAGAATTTAGCGGAGAAACACTTAGATTTTATTTACTAAGCACTCATTATAGACAAGATTTTAATTACACAATTACTGATTTAAAAGCTTCTAAAAAACGCCTTGATAAAATATTTAGAGTGAAAAAAAAGCTTAATTTAAATGAACTAGATTTAAAAACAATAGCACCTAATAGTGAGCTAAAAGCAAAATTAGTTGAAGCTTTAAGCGATGATTTAAATACTTCAAAAGCACTTGCAATTGTAGATGAATGGGTAAATTATGCAAATACTATAAAAGCTAATGATGAGCTTAAAAATGAGTTTTTAGCTATTGTTGAATTATTAGGAATTGGAGTAATTAATCCTAATGAATATTTACAAAATTGTGATGAGAAATTCCGTATTCAAATTCTAAAATTAATTGATGAAAGAAATGAAGCTAAAAAAAATAAAGATTACGCAAAAGCCGATAGTATTAGAAATGAATTAAGTAATTTAGGCGTAAGCATTCAAGATAGCGCTAATGGTGTTGATTGGGAGATTTTATGA
- a CDS encoding ABC transporter ATP-binding protein, producing MNLKEIENQNVSQLKLSYVLKRFKHYFKDYKIRFFLAIIGMILASAGTAGSAKIIEPILNKIFVEKDVTLLYILPLGVFALYFIKNLGLYMQTINMGFIGIEITKRLRQKILKKIIVMDMKFFQKHPSGELISRSLNDIGSLQNVLTNFIPDITREIITTLGLLYVVISQSPKLAFFAFIILPAAMLPIRYFIKKLKSIGVATQQNYAELTSRLNEILGNIELVKSSNAEKLELEKYKNSNENVAKLIYRGTKINAFTSPIMETFGALGVSATIIIGGMEVINGSMQIGNFFSFLTALFLIYTPVKRITSLYASLQTNLAASTRTFYLLDLEPEIKGGDENLNQEIKSLKLQNASLKYDNKLALDNVSIEFKKGEITAIIGRSGSGKSSLVNTILRFYELNSGEIKINNNNYKNYSLDSLREKIAIVTQNIYLFSDTIANNIAYANEFDEERVINALKLANAYDFISAMPDGIYTKLSEKGNNFSGGQRQRLALARAFYKNPEIIIFDEATSALDNESQNLISKSLVNIKQDKIIILIAHRLNSIAIADNILILDNSKMVGFGNDKSLENNEFYKKLKERYGKC from the coding sequence ATGAATTTAAAAGAAATAGAAAATCAAAATGTATCCCAATTAAAATTATCTTATGTATTAAAAAGGTTTAAGCACTATTTTAAAGATTATAAAATAAGATTTTTTCTAGCAATAATAGGTATGATTTTAGCTTCAGCTGGAACTGCTGGTAGTGCTAAGATTATTGAACCGATTTTAAATAAAATCTTTGTAGAAAAAGATGTAACATTATTATATATCTTACCTTTAGGTGTGTTTGCTTTATATTTTATAAAGAATTTAGGTCTTTATATGCAAACAATTAATATGGGTTTTATAGGTATAGAAATTACAAAAAGACTAAGACAAAAAATCCTAAAAAAAATCATAGTAATGGATATGAAATTCTTTCAAAAACACCCTAGTGGAGAGCTAATATCACGCTCTTTAAATGATATTGGAAGTCTTCAAAATGTGCTTACTAATTTCATTCCTGATATTACAAGAGAAATAATTACAACCTTAGGCTTACTTTATGTAGTGATTTCTCAAAGCCCAAAATTAGCTTTTTTTGCATTTATTATCTTACCTGCTGCTATGCTTCCTATTAGATATTTCATAAAAAAATTAAAAAGTATAGGAGTAGCAACACAACAAAATTATGCCGAGCTTACTTCAAGACTAAATGAGATTTTAGGCAATATTGAGCTAGTTAAATCATCAAATGCTGAAAAATTAGAACTAGAAAAATACAAAAATAGCAATGAAAATGTAGCGAAATTAATCTATCGTGGAACTAAAATAAATGCCTTTACAAGTCCTATTATGGAAACTTTTGGTGCTTTAGGCGTATCGGCAACTATAATAATAGGTGGAATGGAAGTTATAAATGGCTCTATGCAAATAGGCAATTTTTTCTCATTTTTAACGGCTTTATTTTTAATATATACTCCTGTTAAAAGAATTACAAGTCTTTATGCAAGTCTTCAAACAAACTTAGCAGCTAGCACAAGAACTTTTTATTTACTTGACCTTGAGCCAGAGATTAAAGGTGGAGATGAGAATTTAAATCAAGAAATTAAAAGCCTAAAATTACAAAATGCTAGTTTAAAATACGATAATAAATTAGCTTTAGATAATGTTAGTATAGAGTTTAAAAAAGGCGAAATTACCGCAATTATAGGAAGAAGTGGTAGTGGAAAAAGCTCTTTAGTAAATACTATTTTAAGATTTTATGAGCTAAATTCTGGAGAAATTAAAATAAACAATAACAATTATAAAAACTATTCACTAGATAGCTTAAGAGAAAAAATAGCAATAGTTACACAAAATATTTATTTATTTAGCGATACTATTGCAAATAATATTGCTTATGCAAATGAATTTGATGAAGAAAGAGTAATTAATGCTTTAAAACTTGCAAATGCTTATGATTTTATAAGTGCTATGCCTGATGGAATTTATACTAAACTAAGTGAAAAAGGTAATAATTTTAGCGGCGGCCAAAGACAACGCCTAGCACTTGCAAGAGCGTTTTATAAAAATCCTGAAATAATAATTTTTGATGAAGCAACAAGTGCTTTAGATAATGAAAGTCAGAATTTAATATCAAAAAGCTTAGTAAATATTAAGCAAGATAAAATAATTATTCTAATAGCACATAGACTAAATTCTATTGCAATTGCTGATAATATTTTGATTTTAGATAATTCTAAAATGGTGGGATTTGGAAACGATAAAAGCTTAGAAAATAATGAATTTTATAAAAAATTAAAAGAAAGGTATGGAAAATGTTAA